The following coding sequences lie in one Mycoplasma tauri genomic window:
- the aspS gene encoding aspartate--tRNA ligase: MISKYIQNNSLNIKNINEKVTLYGWVANKRRFGPLTFIDLRDRSGIVQCVFNEDIHITKESVIKINGFVVKRVNPNKEIPTGEIEIKVDDYEILSMALNELPFSIRDDIDTKEDIRLKYRYLDLRRPIMQKSIEFKSRVMHEIRNFMFENNFIDIETPMLGKSTPEGARDFLVATRNKGQFWALPQSPQLYKQLLMLSGFERYYQIARCFRDEDSRKDRQPEFAQVDIETSFLEVEDFQQIIEKLVTKIMELKGVNIKTPFKRLEYNDVIRDYGSDKPDLRFGYKIIDINHIWNESEFSIIANAKSKRILFVESLITKKDFKEFEEIALKNKANILFYFVYENGQITNTNFANKASKECAKIILENNNKSGTYFIVANEYENASQALGAVRVELNNKFKYSDNSDEKYAFAWITSWPMFEFNKEEQKWDAAHHPFTRFAHKIDELDKIDIREMKAEAYDLVLNGFEIGGGSARIHDKKMQEKMFNIIGLSKEEQEKKFGWFLNALDYGVPPHCGMALGLDRLVMILTNQLSIRDVIPFPKNSKGQDMLTNAPSEISISQYDELGLELSKNNN, from the coding sequence ATGATAAGTAAATATATTCAAAACAATTCATTAAATATAAAAAACATAAATGAAAAAGTAACTCTTTATGGTTGAGTTGCTAACAAAAGAAGATTTGGTCCTCTTACTTTTATTGATTTGCGTGACCGTTCTGGTATAGTTCAATGTGTTTTTAATGAGGATATTCATATAACAAAAGAAAGTGTGATAAAAATTAATGGTTTTGTTGTTAAAAGAGTAAATCCAAATAAAGAAATTCCTACAGGTGAAATTGAGATAAAAGTTGACGACTATGAAATACTATCAATGGCTCTTAACGAATTACCTTTTTCAATTAGAGATGATATAGATACAAAAGAAGATATTAGACTTAAGTATCGCTATTTAGACCTTAGAAGGCCAATTATGCAAAAAAGCATAGAATTTAAAAGCAGAGTAATGCATGAAATTAGGAATTTTATGTTTGAAAATAATTTCATAGACATTGAAACTCCTATGTTGGGCAAAAGTACCCCTGAAGGAGCTAGAGACTTTTTAGTTGCCACAAGAAATAAGGGACAATTTTGAGCATTGCCACAAAGTCCACAATTGTATAAACAATTATTAATGTTGTCTGGTTTTGAAAGATATTATCAAATTGCAAGATGTTTTAGAGATGAAGATAGTAGAAAAGATAGACAACCAGAATTTGCTCAGGTAGATATTGAAACTTCATTCCTTGAAGTAGAAGATTTCCAACAAATTATTGAAAAATTAGTTACAAAAATAATGGAGTTAAAAGGTGTTAATATTAAAACTCCTTTTAAACGTCTTGAATACAATGATGTCATTAGAGACTATGGAAGCGATAAACCTGACTTGAGATTCGGTTATAAAATAATTGATATTAATCACATTTGAAATGAGTCTGAATTTTCAATTATTGCTAATGCAAAAAGTAAAAGAATACTTTTTGTTGAATCTTTAATTACTAAAAAAGATTTTAAAGAGTTTGAAGAAATAGCTCTTAAAAATAAAGCTAATATTCTTTTTTATTTTGTATATGAAAATGGTCAAATTACAAATACTAATTTTGCTAATAAAGCATCAAAAGAGTGTGCGAAAATAATTCTAGAAAACAATAATAAGAGTGGAACATATTTTATTGTTGCTAATGAATATGAAAATGCATCTCAAGCACTTGGGGCTGTTAGAGTTGAATTAAATAATAAATTTAAATATTCTGATAATTCAGATGAAAAGTATGCATTTGCATGAATAACTAGTTGACCAATGTTTGAATTTAATAAAGAAGAACAAAAATGAGATGCTGCTCACCATCCATTCACAAGATTTGCTCATAAAATAGATGAATTAGACAAAATTGACATAAGAGAAATGAAAGCTGAAGCTTATGATCTTGTGCTTAATGGATTTGAAATTGGTGGTGGTAGTGCCAGAATTCATGACAAAAAAATGCAAGAAAAAATGTTTAATATTATTGGACTTTCTAAAGAGGAACAAGAGAAAAAATTTGGCTGATTTTTAAATGCCCTTGACTATGGTGTTCCACCACATTGTGGAATGGCACTTGGTCTTGATAGATTAGTTATGATACTTACTAACCAATTGTCAATTAGAGATGTAATACCATTTCCAAAAAATTCAAAAGGCCAGGATATGCTAACAAATGCACCTAGTGAAATTTCTATTTCACAGTATGATGAATTAGGTCTTGAGTTGTCAAAAAATAATAATTAA
- the hisS gene encoding histidine--tRNA ligase, with protein sequence MVSKIKGTKDYSPSLANCKEVIKKQFYKQIKNFCFNIIETPIMEPVELYRRSVSESDIVKKEMYEFKDKGKRDIALRPEGTAGFIRALIENKWYVPNDEIKSTKFAYFGPMFRYEQPQKGRLRQFYQAGVETIMPKDQDLNPYQDAELIIMAWNILKSLNIDFVLKINSIGDLNSRILYQDNLKKYLQDYKNELTETSQERLNNNVLRILDDKIDSQKDFVKNAPKIDSFLSEKSKEYFDKLLYILDKNAIKYQKDSSLVRGLDYYDEVVYEFVSLSQNAGSQSTVIGGGRYSNLVKDLNGPDLYASGWGMGVDRLIDLMLDDKNHLFKDINNKIDVLIGASNINNLDKLFSLCILLRNYIPNIEFIPTPFKSKKLFEKAKKYNSTFLVCDDEKEGDNCFIIKNLLTNEKWIYKFSLLMDNKDEIITKFLKK encoded by the coding sequence ATGGTAAGTAAGATAAAAGGAACAAAAGACTATTCACCATCATTAGCAAATTGCAAAGAAGTTATAAAAAAACAATTTTATAAGCAAATCAAGAACTTTTGTTTCAATATTATTGAAACTCCAATTATGGAACCTGTTGAACTATATCGTAGAAGTGTTTCTGAAAGTGATATCGTTAAAAAAGAAATGTATGAATTTAAAGATAAGGGAAAAAGAGATATTGCTTTGAGACCTGAAGGGACTGCTGGTTTTATAAGGGCACTAATAGAAAACAAATGATATGTGCCTAATGATGAAATTAAGTCAACAAAATTTGCATATTTTGGCCCGATGTTCAGATATGAACAACCACAAAAAGGTAGATTAAGACAATTTTATCAAGCTGGTGTAGAAACTATTATGCCTAAAGATCAAGATCTTAATCCTTATCAAGATGCAGAACTAATTATTATGGCATGAAATATTCTAAAATCACTAAACATTGATTTTGTTTTAAAAATAAATTCAATAGGTGATTTAAATTCTCGAATTTTATATCAAGATAATCTAAAAAAATATTTGCAAGATTACAAAAATGAATTGACTGAGACTAGCCAAGAACGTCTAAATAATAATGTTTTAAGAATACTTGATGACAAAATTGATTCACAGAAAGATTTTGTTAAAAATGCACCTAAAATTGATAGTTTCTTATCTGAAAAAAGTAAAGAATATTTTGACAAATTGCTTTATATTTTAGATAAAAACGCAATAAAATATCAAAAAGATAGCTCTTTAGTTAGAGGACTAGATTACTATGATGAAGTAGTTTATGAATTTGTTTCATTAAGCCAAAATGCTGGTAGTCAATCAACTGTTATAGGAGGCGGAAGATACTCTAATTTAGTAAAAGATTTAAATGGACCTGACTTATATGCTTCAGGATGAGGCATGGGAGTTGATAGATTAATAGATTTAATGCTAGATGATAAAAATCATTTATTTAAAGATATAAATAATAAAATTGATGTTCTTATTGGAGCAAGCAACATAAATAATTTAGATAAACTATTTTCATTATGTATTTTACTAAGAAACTATATTCCAAATATAGAATTTATTCCAACACCATTTAAATCTAAAAAACTTTTTGAAAAAGCAAAAAAATATAATTCTACTTTTTTAGTCTGTGATGATGAAAAAGAAGGTGATAATTGCTTTATAATCAAAAACCTTTTAACAAATGAAAAATGAATTTATAAATTCTCTCTTCTAATGGATAATAAAGATGAAATTATTACAAAATTTTTAAAAAAATAA
- the thiI gene encoding tRNA uracil 4-sulfurtransferase ThiI, with protein MYSKILIRYGELTLKGKNREQFTKQLARNVKNITGEIPIVEFDRMYLSYSEENIKSLNYVFGITSFSPVIECENDIDKISQLAYEIVDKCAKTFKVSARRNNKGFKYKSSEINNNVGSFILKNIPSITVDVHNPEVNVNIEVRKNSTYIFTQNYKALGGLPVGVSGEVLHLMSGGLDSPIAAFQLMKRGLKVKFLSFVSPPQTDEKTIEKMHKIIQILSKYQGKTEFYLANYSELMNYISFTSDESYRINLMRRSFYRIASEVAKKINILALSNGENLGQVASQTLESLSTIANATNLLIFRPLLTNDKIETIEIAKKIGTYDLCIEKTKETCELFAPQWPVTKPRLEKSIELEKELNKLPELEKELIENRIKKIIV; from the coding sequence ATGTATAGCAAAATTTTAATTAGATATGGTGAATTGACTCTTAAAGGTAAAAATAGAGAACAATTTACAAAACAATTAGCTCGTAATGTTAAAAATATAACGGGTGAAATTCCAATTGTCGAATTTGATAGAATGTATTTAAGTTATTCAGAAGAAAATATAAAAAGCTTAAATTATGTTTTTGGTATCACTAGTTTTAGCCCTGTTATAGAATGTGAAAATGACATTGATAAAATTTCTCAATTAGCCTATGAAATAGTTGATAAATGCGCAAAAACATTTAAAGTTTCAGCACGAAGAAATAACAAAGGCTTTAAATATAAGAGTTCTGAAATAAATAACAATGTTGGATCATTTATTTTAAAAAATATTCCAAGTATAACAGTTGATGTTCACAATCCAGAAGTTAATGTTAATATTGAAGTTAGAAAGAATTCAACTTATATTTTTACTCAAAATTATAAAGCTCTTGGTGGTTTACCAGTTGGCGTCAGTGGCGAAGTACTACATCTAATGTCAGGGGGACTAGATAGTCCAATTGCAGCTTTTCAATTAATGAAAAGAGGCTTAAAGGTGAAATTTTTATCGTTTGTTTCTCCACCACAAACAGATGAAAAAACTATTGAAAAAATGCATAAAATAATACAGATTCTAAGTAAATATCAAGGAAAGACAGAATTTTACCTTGCCAATTATTCAGAATTAATGAACTACATTTCTTTTACATCTGATGAATCATATAGAATAAATTTAATGCGTAGAAGTTTTTATAGAATAGCTTCTGAAGTTGCTAAGAAAATTAACATTTTAGCACTTTCGAATGGTGAAAATTTAGGTCAAGTTGCTAGTCAAACGCTTGAAAGTTTAAGTACAATTGCAAATGCAACCAATTTGTTAATTTTTAGACCATTGCTAACTAATGACAAGATTGAAACAATAGAAATTGCTAAGAAAATTGGAACATATGATTTATGCATAGAAAAAACAAAAGAAACTTGTGAACTTTTTGCTCCACAATGGCCAGTTACAAAACCTAGGTTAGAGAAATCAATAGAACTTGAAAAAGAACTAAATAAGCTCCCAGAATTAGAAAAGGAGCTTATTGAAAATAGAATTAAAAAAATTATTGTTTAA